The following coding sequences lie in one Silene latifolia isolate original U9 population chromosome 5, ASM4854445v1, whole genome shotgun sequence genomic window:
- the LOC141654947 gene encoding uncharacterized protein LOC141654947 gives MEDGNSSKNNKGKAIMKLPIPPLPPKGPTGETSRTRNRANVATERRGRPRTPTQPPSTSFSDRLMPVANVVRIMRKVLPPHAKISDEAKFAIQESVTEFISFVTEEANQRCLNEERKTVTGEDLLCSMKTLGFDDYVDPLARYLEKYRDMEGLSHPRRLIRPRMATHHNLGGLMPGPTIMVPPLPLPPMPMYPNYNTQMFPASGQQNNFGYASGGSSSTAPPAAYLPNIPREDSCSSLINRLNFDLESAACIHDEVEFDAMDLPADAASPTGSTSATYIPPENDSVDPFAPFK, from the exons ATGGAGGATGGAAATTCAAGCAAGAACAACAAAGGTAAAGCTATCATGAAGCTCCCCATTCCTCCACTTCCTCCAAAAG GACCAACTGGTGAAACGAGCAGAACTCGCAACCGCGCCAATGTTGCTACTGAACGTAGAGGCCGTCCGCGAACACCAACTCAACCACCATCAACATCGTTCTCTGATCGACTCATGCCAGTAGCCAATGTAGTGCGTATAATGCGTAAGGTCCTTCCTCCACATGCCAAGATATCTGATGAAGCCAAGTTTGCTATCCAAGAATCTGTTACCGAATTCATTAGCTTTGTCACCGAGGAAGCTAATCAAAG ATGTTTAAATGAAGAACGTAAGACTGTAACCGGGGAGGACTTACTTTGTTCCATGAAAACCCTAGGGTTTGATGATTATGTAGACCCATTAGCGCGGTACCTAGAAAAATACCGTGACATGGAAGGCCTAAGCCATCCACGACGACTAATTAGGCCCCGCATGGCCACCCATCATAATCTGGGTGGCCTAATGCCTGGGCCTACGATCATGGTTCCGCCACTCCCACTCCCACCCATGCCAATGTACCCGAACTATAATACTCAAATGTTCCCGGCTAGTGGACAACAGAACAACTTCGGATATGCTTCAGGTGGCTCGTCATCAACTGCTCCTCCTGCTGCTTATTTGCCTAATATTCCTAGAGAGGACTCATGCTCGAGCCTAATTAATCGGCTTAATTTCGACCTTGAAAGTGCTGCATGTATTCATGATGAGGTTGAGTTTGATGCTATGGATCTTCCTGCTGATGCTGCTTCTCCAACTGGGTCTACTTCTGCTACTTATATACCTCCTGAGAATGATTCTGTTGACCCTTTTGCACCATTTAAGTGA
- the LOC141656937 gene encoding fasciclin-like arabinogalactan protein 1, whose translation MPNQSLLLGALLLLGFLSVTPTHTRAHNITKILAAFPQYSTFNHYLTLTHLASEINTRQTITVMAVDNPAMNTLLAKHLSIYAMKNVLSLHILLDYFGAKKLHQITDGTALAATMYQATGSAPGTAGFVNITDVKGGKVGFASQDTADEGGHLDATFVKSVKEIPYNLSVIQISHVLNSPEAEAPTPAPQVSNITQIMSSHGCKNFADTLSTVSEAITTYITNLEGGLTVFCPMDDAFKNFLPKFKNLTADQKTSLLLFHATPVYNSKSMLRSNNGEMNTLATDGAKKFDFTIQNDGEDITIKTKLTVAKLMSTLIDEQPVAIYSINKVLMPKEIFKGKLAPAPVPEPAPAPTKSKKKHHHASPPAPPSDDVDSSPADSPADGPAADDSSDSSNGGERVTEGLKKLIMSVGLLMVIML comes from the coding sequence ATGCCAAACCAATCTTTACTCTTAGGAGCATTGCTCCTTCTCGGTTTCCTCTCCGTCACTCCGACACACACCCGTGCCCATAACATAACTAAAATACTCGCCGCTTTCCCTCAATACTCCACTTTTAACCACTACCTCACCTTAACCCATCTCGCGTCCGAAATCAACACTCGTCAAACAATCACCGTCATGGCGGTTGACAATCCCGCCATGAACACCCTTTTAGCGAAACACCTATCAATCTACGCGATGAAAAACGTTCTTTCCCTCCACATTCTCCTCGACTACTTCGGAGCGAAGAAGCTTCATCAAATAACCGATGGTACCGCCCTTGCGGCGACAATGTACCAAGCTACCGGGTCCGCCCCGGGTACAGCCGGTTTTGTCAACATTACCGACGTTAAAGGCGGTAAAGTTGGGTTCGCGTCTCAGGATACCGCCGATGAAGGCGGTCACCTAGACGCGACCTTTGTCAAATCCGTCAAGGAAATCCCATACAACCTGTCAGTCATACAAATTAGCCACGTGTTAAACTCACCAGAAGCCGAGGCACCAACCCCGGCCCCACAAGTGTCAAATATTACCCAAATTATGTCATCTCATGGTTGTAAAAACTTTGCTGACACATTATCCACGGTTTCCGAGGCGATAACTACCTATATCACTAACCTCGAGGGTGGTTTAACCGTTTTTTGTCCTATGGATGACGCGTTTAAAAACTTTTTACCTAAATTTAAAAATTTAACCGCGGATCAAAAAACGTCTCTACTCCTTTTCCATGCAACTCCGGTTTATAATTCCAAATCGATGCTTCGCTCCAACAACGGCGAGATGAACACTCTCGCCACTGACGGAGCGAAGAAATTCGATTTTACAATCCAAAATGACGGTGAGGATATCACAATTAAAACCAAGCTCACCGTCGCTAAGCTCATGTCGACGCTTATTGACGAGCAGCCGGTTGCGATTTATTCCATTAACAAGGTTTTAATGCCGAAGGAAATTTTCAAGGGGAAGTTAGCTCCGGCACCGGTGCCGGAGCCGGCACCAGCGCCGACGAAGTCAAAGAAGAAGCATCATCATGCTTCACCACCGGCGCCGCCGAGTGATGACGTGGATAGTTCGCCGGCGGATTCTCCGGCGGACGGGCCGGCGGCGGATGATAGCAGTGATAGTAGTAACGGAGGAGAAAGGGTTACGGAGGGTTTAAAGAAGTTAATTATGTCGGTGGGGTTATTGATGGTAATTATGttgtaa
- the LOC141656936 gene encoding NAD-dependent protein deacetylase SRT1 yields MSLGYAEKLSYIEDVGQVGMAEFFDSPHVLQDKIEELAVLIRKSKHLVVFTGAGISTSCGIPDFRGPKGIWTLQRDGKALPKAALPFSRAMPGITHMALVELQRANILKFVISQNVDGLHLRAGLLREKLSELHGNSFLEICPACGTEYVRDFEVETIGLKETSRRCSCGARLRDSVLDWEDALPPKEMNAAEKHCRMADLVLCLGTSLQITPACNLPLKCLRGGGKIVIVNLQKTPKDTKASLVIRGRVDKVISGVMDSLNLCIPPFVRIDLFQILFTQALSSDKKFVNWNIRVESVHGSRAPLPFIECVEVSFTDREDLKPAILDKQPFLLKRRSSRTADPFEVVLIINFIDGCGCRHVAINVPVHFKIARKCPRYDKEAVYQKLRDSAVNDLRCGQYEIIERRANLSPKFDATVYAVVTNIATYNKAEKASLSPVTSNGNVKVKNEDLLINSLKIDSKLLKARKRKSEV; encoded by the exons ATGTCTTTGGGTTATGCTGAGAAGCTTTCTTACATTGAAGATGTTGGTCAAGTTGGAATGGCTGAATTTTTCGACTCACCTCATGTTTTGCAAGATAAA ATAGAAGAACTTGCTGTCTTGATACGGAAG AGTAAACACCTAGTTGTATTCACCGGTGCTGGTATATCTACTTCTTGTGGTATCCCTGATTTTCGAGGTCCAAAGGGCATCTGGACACTTCAG CGTGATGGTAAGGCCTTGCCTAAAGCAGCTTTGCCTTTCAGTCGAGCAATGCCTGGTATAACCCACATGGCTCTGGTTGAGTTACAGAGAGCTAACATTCTCAAGTTTGTTATTAGTCAG AATGTTGATGGCCTTCATCTCCGGGCTGGTTTGCTGCGAGAGAAGCTTTCGGAATTGCACGGGAACTCATTCTTGGAGATATGTCCAGCTTGTGGAACTGA GTATGTTCGTGATTTTGAGGTTGAAACGATCGGATTGAAGGAAACTTCTCGGCGTTGTTCTTGTGGTGCCAGATTAAGAGATTCTGTTCTTGACTGGGAG GATGCCTTACCTCCAAAGGAGATGAATGCAGCAGAGAAGCATTGCAGAATGGCTGATCTTGTGCTGTGTTTAGGAACAAG TTTGCAGATCACCCCTGCTTGTAATCTGCCCCTTAAATGTCTGCGAGGAGGAGGAAAGATTGTGATTGTAAATCTTCAG AAAACTCCGAAAGATACGAAAGCAAGTTTGGTAATCCGAGGGCGTGTAGATAAG GTGATTTCTGGTGTTATGGATAGTTTAAATCTTTGCATTCCTCCATTTGTTAGGATAGACCTTTTCCAGATCTTATTCACACAAGCCTTGAGTTCAG ATAAAAAGTTTGTGAACTGGAACATCAGGGTTGAAAGTGTGCATGGATCGAGAGCTCCTTTACCATTCATTGAATGTGTTGAG GTTTCCTTTACCGATCGGGAAGATCTAAAACCTGCTATTTTGGATAAACAGCCTTTTCTGCTGAAAAG GAGGTCCTCAAGAACAGCAGACCCATTTGAAGTGGTCTTGATCATCAATTTTATTGATGGCTGTGGATGTCGTCATGTTGCGATTAATGTCCCTGTCCATTTCAAA ATTGCAAGGAAATGTCCACGGTATGACAAAGAAGCGGTATACCAAAAACTACGAGATTCCGCAGTGAACGATTTACGCTGCGGGCAATATGAGATTATCGAAAGAAGAGCCAACTTATCCCCTAAATTTGACGCTACAGTATATGCCGTGGTAACCAACATTGCTACCTACAACAAAGCTGAGAAAGCATCATTGAGCCCTGTTACTAGCAACGGTAATGTGAAAGTGAAGAATGAAGACTTACTAATTAACAGCCTCAAAATTGACAGCAAACTACTCAAAGCCCGGAAACGCAAAAGCGAGGTGTGA